The Helicobacter canis genomic sequence ATTGGCAGCTTTGTCGGTGGAAAGGGCGATGATATGAGAGACATCATTAGCTAGGGCAGCTTGGATCACATTGCTAGCCCCTAGGATATTGGTCTTGATACATTCTATGGGGTTGTATTCTGCTATGGGGACATGCTTTAGCGCAGCAGCGTGGATACAGACATCAACGCCAGCCATAGCGGATTCTAGCCTAGCTTCATCGCGCACATCGCCGATGAAATAGCGCATTCTTTTGTCATTAAAGCTCTGGCTCATTTCATACTGCTTCAATTCATCGCGACTATACACGATCACACGCGCTGGCTTATACCGCTCTAGCACCTTAGCGACAAATCTCTTGCCAAAGCTCCCTGTGCCACCGGTGATAAGAATACTCTTGCCTTCTAGCATAGATACTCCTTGATATAGGGCTTTATGCTATATTGAAGCACGATTTATTCCACCTTATTTATGGTGGTGTGCTTGTGTATCGGCAATCACATAAGCAAAAAAAGTTTAAGCAAAAGTAAGTATAATTTTGTAACATTCACGATAAAGGTTTGCGGTGTATAGAAACACAACACAACTTCAACTAGACCCTACGCAAGCGACCGCCCCTAGCGAGAGTTTGGTGCCACAAGGGGCGTCTATCGCGCTTATCCTTATGGCAGCTGGCAGCTCAAGCCGCTTTGCGCAAAGCTCGCCTAAAACACACGCTATCAAAAAGCAGTGGCTACGCATAGGCGAGAAGCCATTGTGGCTTTTTGTCGCAGATACACTGAGTGCGATGTATCCATTTGTGCAAATCCGTATCACTGCAAGCGAGCAAGAAGCCTCCTATATGCAAAAGCTTTGTTCCTATGAAATTGTCATTGGCGGGGAGACTCGTCAAGAGTCTTTGCGCAACGCACTTCAAGGCATTGAGAGCGAGTGGGTGCTTGTGAGTGATGTGGCAAGGGCTGGGATTGTCGCCGTAGCGAGAAAAATCATTTCGGCACTTATTGTAACAAGTTTGGATTCTAGGGATAAGGCTCAAACGCAAAGCAAGCAACGCGCAGCTTCTTTAGAAAAAGTGGATTCTAGGGGAAATGTGGATTGCCACGCCGCAGCTCACGCAGCGGCTCGCAATGACAGAGAAATAGCCACTAGTGAAAAAGTGGATTCTAGGGATAACGCTCAAAATTTAAACAACTCGCAGGCGGAAGGATTGTGCGGCAACAATACAGAAGCTCAAAATGTGTTTTGTAGCCAGCTCGCAGGCGGAAGGATTTTTCTAAAGAAACATCGCTTCGCTCGTTTTGATGAAAAAGCGGGGTTGTGCAGTGGCGAGCAAGGAGATAAGACTTGGGCGTCTATCGACGCAGCGAGCCATAAACTCCCCGCTTTTTCGCAAAAAGCCAACGCCCAAAACACACAAGTCGATTGTGTCGCGCCGATTTTAGCGGTCCCTGACACTGCCATATATAATGAAAGCTATATCGATAGAAGCAAGCTTTTTAGAGTCCAAACGCCCCAGCTCTCGCGTGTAAGCGCATTACGCGCCGCACTAGAATCCACGCAGGATCAAGGCACCGATGAAAGCTCTATCATCAAGGCAAATGGCGGGATCGTGCGCTATATACAAGGGGATAGGGCATTAGAGAAGCTAACGCTAGCTAGCGATATGGCGGCATTAGAGCAGATTCTAGGGCAGGCGCAAAGCTGGCAGCACGCCGCGCCCTTTGCGCCTATGCCGACTTTGCGCGTGGGGAATGGGCTTGATGTGCATAGCTTTGAGATAGGCAAGGTGATGAAGCTAGGTGGCGTGGTGATAGAGAGTGAGTTTGGGTTTAAAGCCCATAGCGATGGCGATGTGGCATTGCATAGTGTGATTGATGCGATTTTGGGGGCTATGGGGGCTGGGGATATTGGCGAGTGGTTTCCGGACTCTAGCAGCGCGTGGGAGGGGGCGGACTCTGCGAGATTGCTAGAGATTGTGTGGGGCTTTGCTAGAAGTGTGGGCTATGAGCTATGCAATCTTGATCTAACCATTATCGCTCAAAAGCCCCGCCTTGGCGCATATAAGCAGCCTATACGCGCTAGGATCGCTGAGATTTTGGGCGTGCCTTTGAGCGCGATCAATGTCAAAGCCACCACGACAGAGCAGCTAGGCTTTGTGGGTAGGGCAGAGGGGGTGTGTGCGATGAGTAGCGTGTGCTTGCGGATTGTGTCTTTTGCAGAAGTGGCACAGAGTTATCAATTGTATAAAGGATAGTGTTATGAAATTACTCATTTTAGAAAATGAAGTCTATCTGGCTCAAAGTATCGCAGGCAAGCTTAGTGATGTAGGCTATGAATGCACCATTAGCCAAAATATCCCCAAAGAGCGCGTGGATTATCACGCGATTTTAATCTCATCAAATATCTATAATCAAAATTGCGAATTTTTCATTAGACAGCATAGTGATTCTATCATCATTATGATGATCTCTTATATCAGCGATGATACCGTGAGTAAGCCGCTGCTAGCGGGGGCTAGGGACTATGTGCTAAAGCCCTTTATGATCGATGAGCTTGTGCGCAAGATCCGGCATTACAATGAATTTGCCAAAAATAAGCAAGTGCTGGATTTTTATAATGCGTATTTTGACTTCATACAAAAAGAGCTAAACACCCCAAGCCTTTTGCAATATAATCCGCCTTTCATCATCAAAAGCACCTCCCAGCGTAGCGCGGATATTTATGCGATGAAATATGCTAGAGAGAAAAATATCTTGTTTGAGTTTGTTACACTAAAGGACAAGGAGTATAAAAACATCTTCAAAAATCCCCCACAAAAGCGCAAAATCTACTATATCACCAATCTTGAAGAGCTAAAGCGACAGGAGAGGAAGGAGTTTTTAGAGCTGGCACATAGGTATCCTTTGATCATTTCATTTATCTCCACAGATAAGGTGAGCTTCCAGCAGGTGATTGACATCTCCCATATCCCAAACACCCAGGAGCTAGGCGGGGATATTATGTCTATACACGATTATGTAAAGACCATTATCGCAAAGTTTGAGAGCCGCTATCCTGATATTGAGCTGGCTAAAAAGCTTGGTATGAGCAGGAAGAGCCTGTGGGAGAAGCGCAAGAAATATGGGCTTTTGCGCAAGAAGTAGGGAGGAGAGATGAGAGAAAGTGTGTCGATGGGGTGTATGGGGGATTTGGTCTTACTAAAGAAACATCGGCTATCGCCGACCGCTTCGCTTGTTTTGGGTAGGCATTCCGCAGATTTAGCAAATTTTCTAAAGAAACATCGCGTTGCTTGTTTTGGGACAACCGCAGACTCTTGCTCTGTCTCCAAACAAGCACAGCGCAGTTTCTTTAGAATTCCTAGAATCCTTGAGAAAGACAATCAGGGCGGTTTTGAAAAATCCACCGAAAATCAAAAGCAGCCGCAAAGTAAAAAAGTGGATTCTAGGAGCAACGCCCTTTTATCGTCATCGCGAGCTTTGGCACAAGACAAAGCGGGGCAATCCACACAGCCACAAAGCCTAGAATCCACTTTTGAAAAAACCGAGCAAAAAACGCAAAAAGCGGATTCTAGGGATAATGTCCTTTTATCGTCATCGCGAGACTTCCGCAAGGAAGTCGTGGCGATCCATAAATCCGCACAAGTGGATTTTAGTGATGACTATTCTGCTTCCGCAGAATCTATGGATTGCCACGCGGTGCAAGCGGTGCTGCCAATGACAGAAAAAAAAGCCGCAAACAAAAAAGCGGATTCTAAAAAAACTACACAAAGCATAAAAAAGCCGCAGAACAAAAAAGCTGAAATTCTAAAAGCGGATTCTAGCGATAGCGCAAACATTTTAAGCAAGTCGCAAGTTTCTTTAGAAAAGCCAACGCCCAACACACAAAAAACGCCCAAAGCCAAGCAGACAAAGGATTCTAGGATTTTGGAGCTAGAATCGGGGCTTTTACTAAAGAAACCTGCTGCGGCTGCGCCTTGCACCGCTTCGCTTGTTTTCAAGCCGCGCAAGGAGATAAGACTTGGGCGTCTATCGACGCAGCGCGGCGATGAAATCCACGATTCTAGCCCAAAAGCCGAATCCACTAAGCCCAAGCCTAGAAAAGCTCTCTATATTGACAAGGAAGCCATAAGCTCCCTAGCCCTAGTCCAAGAAGGCTTGCTCTCCCCCATAGCAAGCCTTGCCAATAGCAAAACGCTAGATTTAAGCAAAGATTCCTACCTCACGCCCTTTGTGCTAAACCCAGCAGGCAAGAGAAATCGCAAAGTCCTAGAATCCACCAAGCCAAATGAAGTGCTTGATATTGTCTTTGAGCAAAGGAGTGTGGGGTATTTGAGAGTTGAAGAAGTGTTCCCTATCGATCGGCACGCACGCACGATCCAGCTCACAGGGCTACAAGGTGGGGCGGAGTTTGATAGGATCTACTCGCGGCTTGGGGATTATGCGGTGTGTGGGGAGTATCAAGTGGATTTCCCGGATATTAAAGAAGCTAAAGCAAGCTTGCAGGAGCAGATCGCCACGCATAATGCCAAGCATATCACAGGGCTTGTGCTTGATGGACAGGTCTTCCACAATGCGCACGAAGCCTTTATCCGCGATGCGCTTTCAACGAGTGATTTGGTCGTGCTATTTTTGCTAAAGCCCTATCGCGATACGCTTATCCACTATGATATGCAAAAGCAATGCGTAGAATTTGCGATGAGGCATTTTCTCGTGAGCGATAGAATGTGCATTATCCCTCTTGATGATACCTATCTCTTTATGGGGACAAATAATGTGCTTTTACACGCAATGGTGGCTAGGAACTACGGCTGCACGCATTTCATCGTCTCTGATAATACCCCTAATCTCTCGGTGTTTTATGAGCGCAATACTTTGTATTCTGTGCTGGATATGGTGAGCGGGATTAGCACGAGTATCAAGGGTGGGTATGTGTATTGCAACACTTGTCAAATGCTTATCAATCGCACGACTTGCCCGCACGGCAAGCACCATCACATCAGCTACAACACAGAGTCGATTTTAGAGTTTTTTAAGGTGGGACTGCTGCCTCCTAGCGTGCTTGTGCGCCCAAGTATCGCGGCAAAGCTTTTAGCCCATCTTTTCCCCAATCGCTTTAGCAATCTCCAAAAGCTCTACTATGATCTTATGCCATTTGATGAAGGCGTGCTGCTGCCAAAGAGTGAAGAGGACTTCTACCTAGAGCTTATGCGACTCTATGAGCTGCGCAGCAAGTAGGGGTGATGGCATAGATGAGCAAGCGGGCGGAGTGGCTGTGCCTGGGCGTGATTGTGGGCTTGCTGCTGGGGGCTTTGGGGTATGTGAGCTTTAGGCACAAGCTTCCTAGCCCTAGTGTCTTTGCCATAGATTCTAAAGTGGATTCTAGTAATACTCCCATTTTTGCTGCAAAAAATATGGATTGCCACGCGGATTTTCAATCCGCTCGCAATGACAGAAAAAACGCGATATGTGAAAACGCAGTTTCTTTAGAAAACAAGCGACAGCGGTGCAAGGCGAAGCCGCAGCAGGTTTCTTTAGAAAACAAGGGATACCGCTCGCCGTTAGCCGATGTTTCTTTAGAAAAAGCGGATTCTAGCTACTTTGCTATACCAAACCCCACGCCAAGCGCGCACGCAAGCACGATCATCGCCCTTGATACAGCGCGTGTCGCCCCGCATTTGCGCGATAGCTATGGCTTTATGGCTTTGTTTTTTGCTGGGAGTAGGGAAGGGGCGAGAGATGTGGGGATCTACCAAAGCTTTTTTATTAGGGAGGGGAGTCTAGAATCCACTTTTTCTAAGGGGGATTCGGTCTTACTAAAGAAACATCGGCTATCGCCGACCGCTTCGCTTGTTTTGGGTAGGCATTCCGCAGATTTAGCAAATTTTGGGACAACCGCAGACCATCAGTCTAGCTCTGCCCCAAAATTTGCTAAAGGCTACGAAAGCCCCACCGCAACTCCTAGAATCCTTGAAGAAGACAATCAGGGCGAGTGTGAAAAAAGCGCAGCTTCTTTAGAAAACAAGGGATACCGCTCGGCGTTAGCCGATGTTTCTTTAGAAAACAAGCGACAGCGGTGCAAGGCGAAGCCGAAGCAGGTTTCTTTAGAAAAAGTGGATTCTAGTGATGAAGCAATGGATTGCCACGCCGCTGCTAGCGCAGCGTCTCGCAATGACAACAAAAAAGCTTTTTTTCAAAACGAGAATTTTAATAAAAATGCTCAAATTTTAAACACGCTGCAAAACGCAGAAGCTGAAAATGTGTTTGATAAAAACGCCGCAGGCGGCAGGATTTTTCTAAAAGTGGATTCTAGGAAAAAAGCGGAAAGTGTGTTTGATAAAAACGCAAAAAATTTAAACAAGTCGCAGGCGGAAGGATTTGAGATGGGAAAACAAGGCGTAGCCGCAGTTTCTTTAGTAAATCGGGGTTTTCAAGCTAGGGGCGAAGGGAGTTACCTAGTGGGTAATGACCGAGACCCTAGCGAAGAATCCACAATTTATCGCAAAAAGCCAACGCCAAAAACACAAAAAAAGCCAACGCCCAAACCACATTGGAGCACCCCTAGAGAAATCCTAACCCCCGCCATCCTCTCCCGCCTTAGTGGCAAATTTATCGCCAAGCTTGGCAATCCTGTGAGCTTTGTGGATACTCTAGGGAGGGTGCATTTGTTTGTCGTGGGGGTGAGTCTTGGGGGCTGGGCGACTAGCAGGGTGTATTGGCTGGAGTTTGATGAGTCTTTGGAGCATTTGCACTTTAGGCAGGAGCTTGCCCTAAGCCCCTTTGCCAATCTCTCATTCCTTGTGCGTAGTCCTGCCTTGCTGCTAGAAGATGGCGGATTTATCTTGCCTATTTATCACGAGCTAGCGCGCAAATATCCCCTGCTTGTGCGCTTTGACTCTGCGCTTAGGCTAGAATCCACTTTTTTACCACTTCCGCATATCGGCGCAAAGTCCCTATCTAAGCTGCAGCCAAGCTTCACCCCCTTAAGCGCGACAAAAGCCATAGGCGTGTATCGCAACTACACACCAAGTGCTATGCAAGTGAGTTTGTGTCAATTACAAGGTGATTTATCGTGCCAGCCCCCAAAGCCTAGCAATCTTATCAAC encodes the following:
- a CDS encoding exo-alpha-sialidase, with the protein product MSKRAEWLCLGVIVGLLLGALGYVSFRHKLPSPSVFAIDSKVDSSNTPIFAAKNMDCHADFQSARNDRKNAICENAVSLENKRQRCKAKPQQVSLENKGYRSPLADVSLEKADSSYFAIPNPTPSAHASTIIALDTARVAPHLRDSYGFMALFFAGSREGARDVGIYQSFFIREGSLESTFSKGDSVLLKKHRLSPTASLVLGRHSADLANFGTTADHQSSSAPKFAKGYESPTATPRILEEDNQGECEKSAASLENKGYRSALADVSLENKRQRCKAKPKQVSLEKVDSSDEAMDCHAAASAASRNDNKKAFFQNENFNKNAQILNTLQNAEAENVFDKNAAGGRIFLKVDSRKKAESVFDKNAKNLNKSQAEGFEMGKQGVAAVSLVNRGFQARGEGSYLVGNDRDPSEESTIYRKKPTPKTQKKPTPKPHWSTPREILTPAILSRLSGKFIAKLGNPVSFVDTLGRVHLFVVGVSLGGWATSRVYWLEFDESLEHLHFRQELALSPFANLSFLVRSPALLLEDGGFILPIYHELARKYPLLVRFDSALRLESTFLPLPHIGAKSLSKLQPSFTPLSATKAIGVYRNYTPSAMQVSLCQLQGDLSCQPPKPSNLINYNSSSVLFSVDGLVFLLHNSPPPTRYRQNLLA
- a CDS encoding response regulator, with amino-acid sequence MKLLILENEVYLAQSIAGKLSDVGYECTISQNIPKERVDYHAILISSNIYNQNCEFFIRQHSDSIIIMMISYISDDTVSKPLLAGARDYVLKPFMIDELVRKIRHYNEFAKNKQVLDFYNAYFDFIQKELNTPSLLQYNPPFIIKSTSQRSADIYAMKYAREKNILFEFVTLKDKEYKNIFKNPPQKRKIYYITNLEELKRQERKEFLELAHRYPLIISFISTDKVSFQQVIDISHIPNTQELGGDIMSIHDYVKTIIAKFESRYPDIELAKKLGMSRKSLWEKRKKYGLLRKK
- the ispF gene encoding 2-C-methyl-D-erythritol 2,4-cyclodiphosphate synthase, with product MYRNTTQLQLDPTQATAPSESLVPQGASIALILMAAGSSSRFAQSSPKTHAIKKQWLRIGEKPLWLFVADTLSAMYPFVQIRITASEQEASYMQKLCSYEIVIGGETRQESLRNALQGIESEWVLVSDVARAGIVAVARKIISALIVTSLDSRDKAQTQSKQRAASLEKVDSRGNVDCHAAAHAAARNDREIATSEKVDSRDNAQNLNNSQAEGLCGNNTEAQNVFCSQLAGGRIFLKKHRFARFDEKAGLCSGEQGDKTWASIDAASHKLPAFSQKANAQNTQVDCVAPILAVPDTAIYNESYIDRSKLFRVQTPQLSRVSALRAALESTQDQGTDESSIIKANGGIVRYIQGDRALEKLTLASDMAALEQILGQAQSWQHAAPFAPMPTLRVGNGLDVHSFEIGKVMKLGGVVIESEFGFKAHSDGDVALHSVIDAILGAMGAGDIGEWFPDSSSAWEGADSARLLEIVWGFARSVGYELCNLDLTIIAQKPRLGAYKQPIRARIAEILGVPLSAINVKATTTEQLGFVGRAEGVCAMSSVCLRIVSFAEVAQSYQLYKG